Proteins from a single region of Equus asinus isolate D_3611 breed Donkey chromosome 17, EquAss-T2T_v2, whole genome shotgun sequence:
- the LOC106822140 gene encoding olfactory receptor 9Q2-like gives MAGRNYTVVTEFFLIAFTEHPEWGLPLFLVFLSFYLLTLLGNLAMIILIHKDHQLHTPMYFFLSHLSFMDICYSCVIVPQMLAVLLEHGTAISQARCAIQFFLFTFCASLDCYLLAIMAYDRYVAVCRPLLYVTIMTERARLGLVAGAYIAGFSSAFIRTVTAFSLSFCGNNEINFIFCDLPPLLKLSCRDSYTQEVVIIVFAIFVMPACILVILVSYLFIIVSVMQIRAAGGWTKTFSTCASHLTAVALFFGTLIFMYLRDNSGQSSEEDRVVSVLYTVVTPMLNPLIYSLRNKEVKEAVRKALSRSKTSGWP, from the coding sequence ATGGCTGGGAGGAACTACACTGTGGTGACAGAGTTCTTCCTGATTGCATTCACTGAACATCCTGAGTGGGGTCTTCCTCTCTTCTTGGTATTTCTGAGTTTCTATCTACTCACTCTGCTGGGGAACTTGGCAATGATCATCCTGATCCACAAAGATCACCAGCTCCACACCccaatgtacttcttcctcagtCACCTTTCCTTCATGGACATCTGCTACTCCTGCGTCATCGTCCCTCAGATGCTGGCTGTGCTGCTGGAACATGGCACAGCCATCTCCCAAGCTCGCTGCGCAATTCAGTTTTTCCTCTTCACATTCTGTGCTTCCCTTGACTGCTACCTCTTGGCAatcatggcctatgaccgctatgtggccgtGTGCCGACCCCTGCTTTATGTCACCATCATGACTGAGAGGGCCCGCTTGGGCTTAGTGGCTGGAGCTTACATTGCCGGTTTTTCTAGTGCCTTTATTCGAACGGTTACAGCTTTCAGTCTCTCCTTTTGTGGAAACAATGAGATCAACTTTATTTTCTGTGACCTTCCTCCTCTGTTAAAACTCAGCTGTAGGGACAGCTACACTCAGGAGGTGGTGATTATTGTGTTTGCCATTTTTGTCATGCCTGCTTGTATACTGGTGATCTTGGTGTCCTACCTATTTATCATTGTGTCTGTCATGCAGATCCGCGCTGCTGGAGGCTGGACCAAGACCTTCTCgacctgtgcctcccacctcacTGCTGTGGCTCTCTTTTTCGGGACCCTTATCTTCATGTATCTGCGAGATAACTCAGGCCAGTCCTCAGAGGAAGACCGAGTAGTGTCGGTGCTGTATACAGTGGTGACGCCAATGCTCAACCCCCTCATATATAGTCTGAGGAATAAGGAGGTAAAAGAGGCTGTTAGGAAAGCCCTGAGCAGGTCAAAAACTTCTGGATGGCCGTAG